In the genome of Bacteroidota bacterium, one region contains:
- a CDS encoding sodium:solute symporter, which translates to MGFSTVDYLIVTVYLLGVTVLGVLISGKQKDSRDYFLGGKAMPWWAVGFSIVASETSTLTFISVPGIAYSSNMHFLQLAFGYFAGRLLVSVIFIPAYYKGDLETAYDFLGHRFGQSLRKFTSSVFVVTRVLASGVRLFATAIPIHLITGFDYATSILVVGVFTLAYTYLGGLKAVVAMDVVQLFIYLAGAAAAVLIILNHLPGGWSDVVRFATAGGGNKFEIVNGSWGSSLKEFFASPYTLVGALLGGTFLTMASHGTDQLLVQRLLGCKTRWDSQRALMLDATFIVIQFAFFLVLGLCLFAYYGGVSVQQLGLKSSDEVFPKFIVESLPSGIAGLVIASVLASAMGTLSSAISSLASSTYLDLFRMSSKGTAGGGPGELRWSRIFTLFWGFVLIGGAMLFTDTRNPVVEIGLKIVSVTYGGLLGTFFLGLFFKRTGQFDAYVGFITGLLTMVAVLQYTKIDFTWHTLIGCAATIAAGLTSRMFTGRKPAVLPSTIQG; encoded by the coding sequence ATGGGTTTTTCCACCGTCGATTACCTGATCGTAACGGTTTATCTCCTCGGGGTAACGGTGCTCGGGGTCCTCATCTCCGGCAAACAGAAAGACTCGCGAGACTATTTCCTCGGCGGCAAGGCGATGCCCTGGTGGGCGGTCGGCTTCTCGATCGTCGCCAGCGAAACAAGCACCCTCACCTTCATCAGCGTCCCCGGGATCGCCTACTCAAGCAACATGCACTTTCTCCAGCTCGCGTTCGGCTATTTCGCGGGCCGGCTCCTCGTGAGCGTCATCTTCATCCCCGCGTACTACAAGGGCGACCTTGAAACCGCCTACGACTTCCTCGGCCACCGGTTCGGGCAGTCGCTGAGAAAATTCACCTCTTCCGTCTTCGTGGTCACCAGGGTGCTCGCCTCGGGCGTGCGGCTCTTCGCGACGGCGATTCCGATCCACCTGATCACGGGCTTCGATTATGCGACGAGCATTCTGGTGGTCGGGGTCTTCACCCTCGCCTACACCTATCTGGGCGGGCTGAAGGCGGTCGTCGCGATGGACGTCGTGCAGCTCTTCATCTACCTCGCGGGAGCGGCCGCCGCGGTTCTCATCATCCTCAACCATCTCCCGGGAGGCTGGAGCGACGTGGTTCGCTTCGCAACCGCCGGCGGGGGAAACAAGTTCGAAATCGTGAACGGGTCGTGGGGCTCGAGCCTGAAGGAGTTTTTCGCCTCTCCCTACACGCTGGTGGGAGCGCTCCTCGGCGGAACGTTTCTCACGATGGCGTCGCACGGAACGGACCAGCTCCTGGTGCAGCGATTGCTGGGGTGCAAGACGAGATGGGACAGCCAGAGGGCCCTGATGCTCGACGCGACGTTTATCGTCATCCAGTTTGCGTTTTTTCTGGTTCTCGGACTCTGTCTCTTCGCGTACTACGGGGGCGTTTCGGTGCAGCAGCTCGGCCTCAAATCCTCGGATGAAGTGTTTCCGAAGTTCATCGTCGAGAGCCTTCCCTCGGGGATCGCGGGGCTGGTGATCGCGAGCGTGCTCGCCTCCGCGATGGGAACGCTCTCCTCTGCGATCAGTTCCCTCGCCTCTTCGACCTATCTCGACCTCTTCCGGATGTCGTCGAAGGGGACGGCGGGAGGAGGGCCCGGGGAGCTTCGGTGGTCCCGCATATTCACCCTCTTCTGGGGGTTCGTGCTGATCGGGGGAGCGATGCTCTTCACCGACACCCGCAACCCTGTCGTCGAGATCGGGCTGAAGATCGTGTCCGTCACCTACGGCGGTTTGCTGGGGACCTTTTTCCTCGGCCTTTTCTTCAAGCGGACCGGCCAGTTCGACGCGTACGTCGGATTCATTACGGGGCTCCTCACGATGGTCGCGGTGCTGCAGTACACGAAGATCGATTTCACCTGGCACACGCTGATCGGATGCGCCGCGACAATCGCCGCGGGGTTGACAAGCCGGATGTTCACCGGCCGGAAGCCCGCAGTCCTTCCATCCACCATTCAAGGGTAA
- a CDS encoding STAS domain-containing protein: MKFEVTKNGKATVLKLRGRKLDATVCPELKAEFLVLCKPKVTQVLIVEMSEVTFCDSSGLSALLIADRTMREHGGRVHLVGVNKKIIDLMKISQLDRVFAISDKIADAIAN, encoded by the coding sequence ATGAAGTTTGAAGTAACGAAAAACGGCAAAGCGACGGTCCTCAAGCTCCGGGGGCGCAAGCTCGACGCGACGGTCTGCCCGGAATTGAAGGCGGAGTTCCTCGTGCTCTGCAAACCCAAGGTCACGCAGGTCCTCATCGTCGAGATGTCGGAGGTGACCTTTTGCGACAGCAGCGGCCTGAGCGCGCTCCTGATCGCCGACCGCACCATGCGCGAGCACGGGGGGCGGGTCCACCTCGTCGGGGTGAACAAGAAAATCATCGACTTGATGAAAATCTCCCAGCTCGACCGTGTCTTCGCGATCAGCGACAAGATCGCGGACGCCATCGCGAACTGA
- the ligA gene encoding NAD-dependent DNA ligase LigA gives MARAPRPVLQRIEQLRKELRAHDYRYYVLAQPTIGDEEYDKLMRELQDLESRHPELLTPDSPSQRVGGQPTKEFRTVSHGVQMLSLQNTYSEEEIREFDRRVRGLLGGEKYRYACELKFDGVSLSLIYEKGVLVRGATRGDGTQGDDITNNTRTIRSIPLRLDTRDPALLDSEVRGEVVMLRKDFQKMNEERELAGEKVFINPRNSVAGTLKLQDPKIVATRPLKFFAYYVRSKRGGLESHFDSLKGLAKLGFLTDEGARRYDGVDEVIAHWKKWEEKRDSVPFDIDGIVVKVDSLAQQERLGAIAKSPRWSIACKFTSRQAETVLEGLRLQVGRLGTVTPVALLKPVFIGGTTVSRASLYNEDYIRELDIRKGDTVVVERGGDVIPKVSSVILAKRPKNSKPFTFPKKCPECGSKISRPKGEVSYYCENVDCPRQVRGRIEHWASRGAMDISRLGEAVVDQLVSHGFIGDVAGLYGLESRRQELIDLERWGEKSVQNLLDGIERSKEKPYGRVLYALGIRHVGETVASVLAGAFPSIGDLQKATQEELEGAEDVGPKIAESIRAWFRNKENLRMVERLREAGLHFASRPSGRNGGALKGKTFVLTGALASMSRGRAKELIEENGGRVAGSVSGKVDAVIVGEEAGSKLDKAKELGIELWDEKKLLAQIKSR, from the coding sequence ATGGCACGCGCCCCACGCCCGGTACTTCAGAGGATCGAACAGTTGCGGAAGGAATTGCGCGCCCACGATTACCGTTACTACGTCCTGGCGCAACCCACCATCGGCGACGAGGAGTACGACAAGCTCATGCGCGAGCTCCAGGATCTAGAATCCCGGCATCCCGAACTCCTCACCCCCGATTCGCCTTCGCAGCGCGTCGGCGGCCAGCCCACGAAGGAGTTCCGGACCGTCAGCCACGGCGTCCAGATGTTGAGCCTTCAGAACACCTATTCGGAGGAGGAGATTCGCGAGTTCGACCGGCGGGTGCGGGGCCTTCTCGGCGGGGAAAAATACCGGTATGCGTGCGAGCTGAAGTTCGACGGCGTTTCGCTCAGCCTGATCTACGAGAAGGGGGTCCTGGTCCGGGGCGCCACCCGCGGAGACGGGACGCAGGGGGATGACATCACGAACAACACCAGGACGATACGCTCTATTCCCCTCCGGCTCGACACGCGCGACCCGGCGCTTCTCGACTCGGAAGTGCGGGGCGAGGTGGTCATGCTCAGGAAGGACTTTCAAAAGATGAACGAGGAGCGCGAGCTCGCCGGGGAGAAAGTGTTCATCAATCCGCGGAATTCCGTCGCCGGGACGCTCAAGCTCCAGGACCCGAAGATCGTGGCGACGAGGCCGCTGAAATTCTTCGCCTACTACGTCCGGTCGAAACGCGGGGGCCTCGAGAGCCATTTCGACAGCCTGAAGGGCCTCGCCAAACTCGGATTCCTGACGGACGAGGGCGCCCGCCGGTACGACGGCGTGGACGAGGTGATCGCGCACTGGAAGAAATGGGAGGAGAAGCGGGACAGCGTTCCGTTCGACATCGACGGGATCGTCGTCAAGGTCGATTCCCTTGCGCAGCAGGAACGGCTGGGGGCGATCGCGAAGAGTCCGAGATGGTCGATCGCGTGCAAGTTCACCTCACGGCAGGCCGAGACGGTCCTCGAAGGACTCCGCCTCCAGGTGGGACGCCTGGGGACGGTCACTCCCGTGGCTTTGCTGAAGCCCGTCTTCATCGGAGGAACGACGGTGAGCCGCGCCTCCCTCTATAATGAGGACTACATCCGCGAGCTCGACATCCGGAAGGGAGATACCGTCGTCGTGGAGCGGGGAGGGGACGTCATTCCGAAAGTCTCTTCCGTCATCCTCGCGAAGCGCCCGAAAAACTCGAAGCCGTTCACGTTTCCGAAGAAATGCCCGGAGTGCGGGTCAAAGATCTCCCGCCCGAAAGGCGAGGTGAGCTACTATTGCGAGAATGTGGATTGCCCCCGGCAGGTCCGGGGCCGCATCGAGCACTGGGCGTCGCGAGGGGCGATGGATATCAGCAGGCTGGGCGAGGCGGTGGTCGATCAGCTTGTGAGTCACGGGTTTATCGGGGATGTCGCCGGCCTCTACGGCCTCGAATCGCGCAGGCAGGAGTTGATCGACCTGGAGCGGTGGGGCGAAAAGAGCGTTCAGAATCTCCTCGACGGAATCGAGCGGAGCAAGGAAAAGCCGTACGGGCGCGTTCTCTATGCGCTCGGAATCCGGCACGTCGGCGAGACCGTGGCGTCGGTGCTCGCCGGCGCCTTTCCCTCGATCGGTGACCTCCAGAAAGCGACGCAGGAGGAGCTCGAAGGGGCGGAGGATGTGGGGCCTAAAATCGCCGAAAGCATCCGTGCCTGGTTCAGAAATAAGGAAAATCTCCGGATGGTCGAGCGCCTGCGTGAAGCCGGGCTCCATTTCGCCTCGCGTCCGTCCGGGAGGAACGGGGGGGCGTTGAAGGGCAAGACATTCGTGCTGACCGGCGCGCTCGCCTCGATGAGCCGGGGACGGGCGAAAGAGCTGATCGAGGAAAACGGGGGGCGGGTCGCCGGGAGCGTCTCCGGGAAAGTCGACGCCGTCATCGTCGGCGAGGAGGCGGGCTCGAAGCTCGACAAGGCGAAGGAACTCGGGATAGAATTGTGGGACGAAAAAAAGTTGCTTGCGCAGATTAAGAGTCGGTAG
- a CDS encoding helix-turn-helix domain-containing protein, translating to MKASRLVSIGVRLREERLRRGYSIEEIASGINVNPAFLEQLEQGIPPAVPEPYVRGILQSYARKVGLDLDQIPEQPPPEMPEPEPPAVQSKIPPGWKLPAAGRTFATEAGAPETPRSYRRALIAGFGMLTIGILGIFIFWMSRDKNTGPVQELSFNDAVKEQEEKYAAQVRKTDSVAHSQDTAAQVARGDSLLLEGRASDSVLVTIAIDHAMPRQFLLPPMRAMQWRAEKSFLLTLSNPAAAGFTLNGIRLSSLSRPDKPVKNVFLSRATIEKFQPKHN from the coding sequence ATGAAAGCGTCCCGGCTGGTTTCGATTGGGGTGAGGCTTCGCGAGGAACGCCTCCGGCGGGGATATTCGATCGAGGAGATCGCCTCCGGGATCAACGTGAACCCCGCCTTCCTCGAACAGCTCGAGCAGGGAATCCCGCCCGCCGTGCCCGAGCCGTACGTGCGGGGAATTCTCCAGTCCTATGCCCGGAAAGTGGGCCTCGACCTTGATCAGATTCCGGAGCAGCCCCCGCCCGAAATGCCGGAACCTGAGCCTCCCGCCGTTCAATCCAAAATTCCGCCGGGCTGGAAGCTTCCCGCGGCCGGCCGGACCTTCGCGACGGAGGCCGGGGCTCCCGAAACGCCCAGAAGCTATAGGCGCGCTCTCATTGCCGGATTTGGAATGCTCACCATCGGGATTCTTGGAATTTTCATTTTCTGGATGAGCCGCGATAAGAATACCGGGCCCGTGCAGGAGCTCTCCTTCAACGATGCAGTCAAGGAGCAGGAGGAGAAATACGCGGCCCAGGTGCGGAAGACGGATTCAGTGGCTCACTCGCAGGATACCGCGGCTCAGGTTGCGCGGGGCGACAGCCTCCTGCTCGAAGGGAGGGCCTCGGACAGCGTCCTCGTCACGATAGCGATCGATCACGCGATGCCCCGCCAGTTCCTTCTTCCTCCCATGCGCGCGATGCAGTGGAGGGCCGAAAAGTCGTTTCTCCTGACCCTCAGTAATCCGGCCGCGGCCGGGTTCACGCTCAACGGGATCAGGTTGTCCTCGCTCTCCCGGCCGGACAAACCCGTCAAGAACGTCTTCCTGAGCCGGGCCACCATCGAGAAATTTCAGCCAAAGCACAATTGA
- a CDS encoding PAS domain S-box protein produces MGLVEQSQVVASTAVIVAMGTIVTVHFVTRSSFTWLDFISILTVGVIGFVSVYFSLRYGRILEEQRRELLELNTIAEAVNHSVELDYVLQSALAKVMELMYAGCGWIYLLENEGLILKQSAGTVSKFFAWTDFGRDGLLRWITEPNVLHAGDPRIMASASEEFRNQDFNILASIPLVRQGAFAGVLIIAGSDERRFEEKNIGLIQAFGNQISNALQNAFLFDQLRKSERLYADLFEYSPDMYHSINRHGVVISCNLTESQVLGYAKEEIIGHPVLHLYPPEGHQQIRSHLNKMFELGQELKGVEEQIQKKDGTLLDVSVNTSLVYDQEGKPSVVRMVLRDITLKKKMDEKILQAQKIDSIGNLTAGIAHNFNNILTAILGSASIMKRKLSPDARLEKYIELIETTSRRGAAMTKQLNTFARKDTPHTTPVDVNTIIDQTLRLFEATTPKTIHIKFTPSPEPVVVDGDDGQLQQALLNLCLNARDAMPNGGVLVIDCGIASLDEEQASQFADGKPGEYVMLKVTDSGFGIPAEILHKVFEPLFTTKEPGKGTGLGLSVAYGIVRSHNGYIGVESEVDSGTIFSIYLPRSKSARAAVADLRGSGDVVGGSERILLIEDEISVGTVGADILTELGYAIEMAENGREAVDRLSAGQWFDLAILDMNMPRMGGRATFKQIKTICPSMRVLVCSGYSASMLDDAEFAQSIDGFIQKPYELSDFARKIRSILDSPAVPLRARSEAAPGK; encoded by the coding sequence ATGGGACTCGTTGAACAGTCCCAGGTCGTGGCGTCCACGGCGGTGATCGTCGCAATGGGAACCATCGTGACGGTCCACTTCGTCACCAGGAGCAGCTTTACCTGGCTCGATTTTATCAGCATCCTTACGGTCGGCGTGATCGGATTCGTGAGCGTCTACTTCTCGCTCCGGTACGGCAGGATCCTGGAAGAACAGCGGCGGGAGCTCCTCGAGCTCAACACGATCGCCGAGGCGGTGAACCACTCGGTGGAGCTGGATTATGTGCTCCAGTCCGCCCTCGCCAAGGTGATGGAGCTGATGTACGCCGGGTGCGGCTGGATCTATCTGCTTGAAAACGAGGGGCTGATCCTGAAGCAAAGCGCCGGGACGGTTTCCAAATTCTTCGCCTGGACCGATTTCGGCCGGGACGGCCTCCTGCGCTGGATTACGGAACCGAATGTCCTGCACGCGGGCGATCCTCGCATCATGGCTTCCGCTTCGGAGGAGTTCCGCAATCAGGATTTCAATATCCTCGCCTCGATTCCGCTGGTCCGCCAGGGGGCGTTCGCGGGCGTGTTGATCATCGCGGGCTCGGATGAGCGGAGGTTCGAGGAGAAGAATATCGGGCTGATCCAGGCGTTCGGCAACCAGATCAGCAATGCCTTACAGAACGCGTTCCTCTTCGACCAGCTCCGCAAATCGGAACGGCTCTATGCCGATCTTTTCGAGTATTCCCCCGACATGTACCACAGCATCAACCGGCACGGCGTCGTGATCAGCTGCAACCTGACCGAGAGCCAGGTGCTCGGGTATGCAAAAGAGGAAATCATCGGCCATCCGGTCCTTCATCTCTATCCCCCGGAGGGCCACCAGCAGATCAGGTCGCACCTGAATAAGATGTTCGAGCTCGGACAGGAGCTGAAGGGTGTGGAAGAGCAGATTCAGAAAAAAGACGGGACGCTCCTCGACGTCAGCGTGAACACCTCGCTCGTGTACGACCAGGAGGGGAAACCGTCGGTGGTGAGGATGGTGCTCCGCGACATCACGCTCAAGAAAAAGATGGACGAGAAGATCCTCCAGGCGCAGAAGATCGACAGCATCGGGAATCTGACCGCCGGCATCGCGCACAATTTCAACAACATCCTCACGGCGATCCTCGGTTCGGCGTCCATCATGAAGCGCAAGCTCTCCCCGGACGCGCGCCTGGAAAAATACATCGAGCTGATAGAGACGACTTCGCGGCGGGGCGCGGCGATGACGAAACAGCTCAACACGTTCGCCCGGAAGGACACTCCCCATACGACCCCGGTGGACGTGAACACGATCATCGACCAGACCCTCAGGCTGTTCGAAGCCACGACGCCGAAGACCATTCACATCAAGTTCACCCCTTCCCCCGAACCCGTCGTGGTGGACGGCGACGACGGCCAGCTCCAGCAGGCTCTCCTGAATCTTTGTCTCAACGCGCGGGACGCCATGCCGAACGGAGGCGTCCTGGTGATCGATTGCGGCATCGCGTCGCTCGACGAGGAGCAGGCGAGCCAGTTTGCGGACGGGAAACCGGGAGAGTACGTGATGCTGAAGGTGACCGATTCCGGGTTCGGCATTCCCGCGGAGATCCTTCACAAGGTGTTCGAGCCGCTGTTCACCACGAAGGAACCGGGGAAAGGGACGGGGCTCGGCCTCTCCGTCGCCTACGGGATCGTCCGGAGCCACAACGGATACATCGGCGTCGAGAGCGAGGTCGACAGCGGCACGATTTTTTCGATCTATCTCCCCAGGTCGAAGAGCGCCCGGGCGGCGGTGGCCGACCTCAGGGGGTCCGGCGATGTGGTGGGGGGTTCCGAGCGGATCCTGCTGATCGAAGACGAGATTTCGGTGGGAACGGTGGGCGCGGACATCCTGACGGAGCTCGGATACGCCATTGAGATGGCGGAAAACGGTCGCGAAGCCGTCGACCGGCTCTCGGCCGGCCAGTGGTTCGATCTTGCCATCCTCGACATGAACATGCCGCGGATGGGGGGCCGGGCGACGTTCAAGCAAATCAAGACGATTTGCCCTTCGATGAGGGTCCTCGTCTGCAGCGGCTACAGCGCCTCGATGCTGGACGACGCGGAGTTCGCGCAGTCGATCGACGGGTTCATCCAAAAACCATACGAGCTTTCCGACTTTGCCCGGAAGATCAGGTCGATCCTCGATTCGCCGGCTGTGCCCTTGCGGGCCAGGAGCGAAGCCGCCCCGGGGAAGTGA
- a CDS encoding M1 family metallopeptidase — protein MRKLLTPLFASWLLFSAAAGQALFVPRPEPVFTHGDTLRGMLTPERRCYDLRYYHLDVKIDPGRQYLEGSNTIRFTADSTFDRMQVDLFHNMSVDKITLDGGAEVPFDRDSNAIFIRLPHPLAKGSDHEVKVSYSGYPQVAKNPPWDGGFTWKKDSSGNPWVVVTCQGTGASLWWPNKDHQSDKPDSVLISVTVPAGLMDVSNGRLRAETKLPGGWTRWDWFVSYPINNYNVTVNVGKYAHFSDLYGSGKDALTLDYYVLPYHLQEAKVQFEQAKLMLATFEKYFGKYPFYRDGYKLIESPHNGMEHQSGIAYGNRFLRGYVGRASSEVGLKFDFIIVHESAHEWWGNSVTSKDVADMWIHEGFGAYAEALYVEDHFGRDESLAYINGKKQNVHNTEPIIGTYNVQKEGSGDMYDKGQLVLNTLRSVIDDDSLWFSILRGIQSAYAYSTVTTDTIVGFVNRKTGKDFTYFFDQYLKHPAPPHLEVVTRKKGSKVTAKYRWAADVPDFRMPVKAGVSEKALNWIYPTPVWQTMEIPAERPDQFRVADKLFYFDLRLNSGYIDPRLKE, from the coding sequence ATGAGAAAACTCCTGACTCCGTTGTTCGCATCCTGGCTCCTCTTCTCCGCGGCCGCCGGCCAGGCGCTCTTCGTTCCCCGCCCCGAGCCTGTCTTCACTCATGGAGACACGCTCCGAGGCATGCTCACACCGGAACGGAGATGCTACGATCTGCGGTATTATCATCTCGACGTGAAGATCGACCCCGGGCGGCAATATCTGGAGGGATCGAACACCATCCGGTTCACGGCCGACTCCACCTTCGACCGCATGCAGGTCGATCTCTTTCACAACATGTCCGTCGATAAGATTACGCTCGACGGCGGAGCGGAAGTCCCGTTTGATCGCGACTCGAATGCGATCTTCATACGGCTTCCACACCCGCTCGCCAAAGGCTCCGATCACGAGGTGAAGGTCTCCTATTCGGGATATCCGCAGGTCGCGAAGAATCCCCCCTGGGACGGAGGGTTCACCTGGAAAAAGGATTCGTCGGGGAACCCGTGGGTTGTGGTCACCTGCCAGGGGACGGGCGCGAGCCTCTGGTGGCCGAACAAGGACCATCAATCGGACAAACCCGACAGCGTGCTGATCAGCGTCACGGTTCCCGCCGGACTGATGGACGTATCGAACGGCCGCCTCCGCGCCGAAACGAAGCTCCCCGGCGGGTGGACGCGCTGGGACTGGTTCGTGAGTTATCCGATCAACAACTACAACGTGACCGTCAATGTCGGCAAGTATGCCCACTTCTCCGATCTCTACGGAAGCGGAAAAGACGCGCTCACCCTCGACTACTATGTTCTTCCGTATCACCTGCAGGAGGCCAAAGTCCAGTTCGAGCAGGCGAAACTCATGCTCGCAACGTTCGAGAAATACTTCGGGAAGTATCCCTTCTATCGCGACGGCTACAAGCTCATCGAGTCGCCGCACAACGGGATGGAGCACCAGAGCGGGATCGCCTACGGCAACCGCTTCCTCCGGGGGTATGTCGGTAGGGCGTCGTCCGAGGTGGGGCTCAAGTTCGATTTCATCATCGTGCACGAGAGCGCGCACGAATGGTGGGGGAACAGCGTCACCTCCAAAGACGTCGCCGACATGTGGATCCACGAGGGCTTCGGCGCCTACGCAGAGGCCCTCTATGTGGAGGACCATTTCGGCCGCGACGAGTCGCTCGCCTACATCAACGGGAAAAAGCAAAATGTCCACAACACCGAGCCGATCATCGGAACCTACAACGTTCAGAAGGAGGGCTCGGGCGACATGTACGACAAGGGGCAACTCGTTTTGAACACGCTCCGGAGCGTGATCGACGACGACTCTCTCTGGTTCTCGATCCTCCGCGGCATTCAATCGGCGTATGCGTACAGCACCGTCACGACGGACACCATCGTCGGGTTCGTCAACAGGAAGACGGGTAAGGATTTTACCTATTTCTTCGACCAGTACCTGAAGCATCCTGCGCCCCCCCACCTCGAAGTCGTCACAAGGAAGAAGGGGAGCAAGGTAACCGCGAAGTACCGCTGGGCCGCCGACGTCCCGGATTTCCGCATGCCCGTCAAAGCCGGAGTGTCGGAAAAGGCGTTGAATTGGATCTACCCCACGCCGGTCTGGCAGACGATGGAGATCCCGGCCGAAAGGCCGGATCAATTCCGGGTGGCAGACAAACTCTTCTACTTCGACCTCAGACTGAACTCGGGGTATATCGACCCGCGCTTGAAAGAATAG
- a CDS encoding tetratricopeptide repeat protein gives MKLMSDARWRRFAIAACLVIATLAGLWPLLSCGFVNFDDPSYVLDNPHVRSGISMQTVGWAFTSTEEANWHPVTWLSHALDYSLFGPDPAYHHATNLLLHIVSSLVLFFSLERATRSLWKSAFVAFVFALHPLHVESVGWIAERKDVLSGCFAMLSIAAYLRYARSGGRAWYLSAAGLFALGLMSKPALVTLPFVFLLLDYWPLGRLFAAQGSGKSGGGVVSFKQAILEKLPFFILSVASSAITFWVQRTGGAMDIISSLPFPYRAANAALSYFTYLRESIFPSGLAVFYPHTGENIPVWEAAGSALLLGAVTFWLWRERARFPYLITGWLWFLGMLVPVLGLVQVGLQGWADRYMYLPLIGLAIMAAWGIPEALSRIRLARFALPALFVLALLAMLPASRAQASYWKNSRTLFERALSVTTGNYVAHNNLGADLADSGDHAGAIVHLREAIRIKPEYIEAHHNLAVSLMALGQRDSALAEYRWVAGHGAGDAELRASLGSDLAEKGQLREAAAEFAAATALEPGDPAAHCALARVYLREGKADSARAECLAALRLRPGYSAAHTVLGMIAGGQLKNEEALREFAEAIRLDSASAEAYNSLGILYDRMGRGSESLAMYEAAVRNDSGNWNAQFNLGTALARRGRYPEAAGRWSKSVELNPSAIDARLNLGKLYAVQKKFDEAGEQFAGAIRIDSNNVQAHFNYGDVLALQGRFREAESQYQQALRIAPDLEPVRAALRRLRGLEKR, from the coding sequence ATGAAACTCATGTCTGATGCGCGATGGCGGAGGTTCGCGATCGCCGCATGTCTCGTCATCGCGACGCTCGCCGGACTCTGGCCCCTTCTCAGTTGCGGATTCGTCAACTTCGACGACCCTTCCTACGTCCTCGACAACCCGCATGTCCGCTCGGGTATCTCGATGCAGACCGTCGGATGGGCGTTCACATCGACGGAAGAGGCGAACTGGCATCCCGTCACCTGGCTTTCGCACGCCCTCGACTATTCGCTGTTCGGCCCCGACCCGGCGTACCATCATGCCACGAATCTGCTCCTCCACATCGTAAGCTCCCTGGTCCTCTTCTTCTCCCTGGAGCGCGCCACGCGGTCTCTCTGGAAGAGCGCGTTCGTCGCGTTCGTCTTCGCCCTCCACCCGCTCCATGTGGAGTCGGTGGGGTGGATCGCGGAACGGAAGGATGTCCTGAGCGGTTGCTTCGCGATGCTCTCCATTGCCGCATACCTGCGGTATGCCCGTTCGGGAGGCCGCGCCTGGTATCTCTCCGCCGCGGGGCTCTTTGCTCTCGGACTCATGTCGAAACCGGCGCTTGTGACGCTTCCGTTCGTCTTCCTGTTGCTCGACTACTGGCCGCTCGGGCGCCTCTTCGCCGCTCAGGGATCAGGGAAGAGCGGGGGAGGAGTCGTTTCATTCAAACAGGCAATCCTCGAGAAACTACCCTTCTTCATCCTCTCCGTCGCTTCGAGCGCAATCACATTCTGGGTTCAGCGCACGGGCGGGGCGATGGATATAATCTCTTCCCTCCCATTTCCCTATCGCGCTGCAAACGCCGCCCTCTCCTATTTCACATACCTCCGGGAGTCGATCTTTCCGTCAGGGCTGGCGGTTTTCTATCCCCATACCGGCGAAAACATACCCGTGTGGGAAGCGGCGGGATCGGCGCTTCTCCTCGGAGCGGTCACATTCTGGCTCTGGAGGGAGCGGGCGCGCTTCCCGTACCTGATCACCGGTTGGCTCTGGTTCCTCGGCATGCTTGTCCCCGTGCTCGGGCTCGTCCAGGTCGGACTCCAGGGATGGGCCGACCGCTACATGTATCTACCCTTGATCGGCCTTGCCATCATGGCCGCCTGGGGAATTCCAGAGGCGCTGAGCCGGATCCGGCTCGCGCGCTTCGCTCTTCCGGCCCTTTTCGTTCTTGCGCTCCTTGCGATGCTTCCGGCGAGCCGCGCCCAGGCGTCGTACTGGAAAAACAGCCGCACGCTTTTCGAACGCGCCCTCTCCGTCACGACCGGAAACTATGTGGCTCACAACAATCTGGGAGCGGACCTTGCCGATTCGGGCGATCATGCCGGCGCGATTGTCCATCTCCGGGAAGCCATCCGCATCAAGCCGGAGTACATCGAGGCTCATCACAATCTCGCCGTGTCGCTGATGGCGCTCGGCCAGCGGGATAGCGCCCTCGCGGAATACCGGTGGGTCGCCGGCCACGGCGCCGGCGACGCCGAATTACGCGCGTCGCTCGGGAGCGATCTTGCCGAGAAAGGTCAACTCCGGGAGGCGGCGGCGGAATTCGCGGCCGCAACAGCCCTCGAACCGGGCGACCCGGCCGCACATTGCGCTCTGGCGCGCGTCTATCTTCGCGAAGGAAAGGCGGATTCCGCAAGGGCCGAATGCCTGGCCGCCCTCAGGCTTCGGCCGGGCTATTCCGCGGCACACACGGTCCTCGGAATGATCGCCGGCGGACAGCTGAAGAACGAGGAGGCGCTCCGTGAGTTTGCGGAAGCGATCAGGCTGGACTCCGCCAGCGCGGAGGCGTACAACAGCCTTGGAATTCTCTACGACCGGATGGGGAGGGGGAGCGAATCGCTCGCGATGTATGAAGCAGCCGTCCGCAACGATTCGGGAAATTGGAACGCGCAATTCAACCTCGGCACGGCGCTCGCGCGGCGGGGACGGTATCCCGAAGCGGCCGGACGCTGGTCGAAGAGCGTGGAGCTGAACCCCTCTGCGATCGACGCGCGGCTGAACCTGGGAAAGCTCTATGCCGTTCAAAAGAAGTTCGACGAAGCGGGGGAGCAATTTGCCGGAGCCATTCGCATCGATTCGAACAACGTCCAGGCCCACTTCAACTATGGCGACGTGCTGGCCCTCCAGGGCAGGTTCCGCGAGGCGGAATCGCAGTACCAGCAGGCCCTCCGGATCGCCCCCGATCTCGAACCGGTCCGGGCGGCCCTCCGCCGGCTCCGGGGATTGGAAAAACGATGA